The Lytechinus pictus isolate F3 Inbred chromosome 10, Lp3.0, whole genome shotgun sequence genome includes a window with the following:
- the LOC129269080 gene encoding lysosomal alpha-glucosidase-like isoform X2, whose protein sequence is MSCDSYSQSSYSCADGRALDLYQGLDPLRLSSVASHFSDQPGQTQAKMASNIRQHVFLFFCIIATSFGQKCGRVDDNHRFDCYPELGASQQKCEARGCCWAPGESWRNNAGVKLDVPYCYYPLDYPGYINGPQTQTNYGLTANLKRTTQSYYPNDIMNLKMDVYFETDTRLRVKIYDPNQSRYEVPIETPPFTFLPSNPMYKVQLSSGQTGFNVIRKANQEVIFNTTIGPGFIYCDQFIQISSSLSSSFVYGLGEHRSSLALPTDWQSFAFWARDQPPSPDVNLYGVHPFYINLESNGDAHGVFLLNSNAMDAILQPAPAITYRTIGGILDFYFFLGPDPIDVVRQYQEVIGMPFMPPMWALGFHLCRWGYGSANGTMAVVERMRQAKIPQDVQWNDIEYSVGRKDFTLNPDTFGNLPTLIADLHANGLHYMPIVDPAISSSQTPGSYPPYDAGVTDNIFTKADDGSIFIGKVWPGDTAFPDWFHPNVTRWWQSQAQTFHNDVSFDGMWLDMNEPSNFVDGRVTGGQPGCTGNNYDNPPFVPGVGGGTLYSKTLCPSAKQNGNIHYNVHSLYGLSEVKVSYTVLANIRKKRPFIISRSTFPSSGKYGGHWLGDNASQWPEMHSSITGILNFNMFGVPMVGADICGFNGDTNEELCTRWMQLGAFYPFSRNHNTLNAKDQDPAIFSKASQDSSRNALHMRYSLLPYLYTLFQRAHVNGSMVARPLFFNFPRDPSLYKVDTQFMLGGAVLVSPVLTQGATSVSATFPPGRWYSNSPEPPLTFNKSTSMSLDAPLGKINIHYRGGYIVPTMAPETTTNATAKNPVMLVVSLDESGNAKGHMYWDDGDEIGSYENGKYSSWSFRAKSNGQQNSVTSSVDYDGFAGSSKMMFKGGIIQGVTANPTTVTLNGQRCNNTYVEHAQLLDVECPPVPFNKPLTLQWD, encoded by the exons ATGTCATGTGACTCGTACTCGCAATCGAGCTACAGCTGCGCTGACGGACGTGCCCTTGATTTGTATCAAGGCCTTGATCCCCTCAGGCTCAGCTCAGTTGCATCTCACTTCTCAGATCAACCTGGTCAGACTCAAGCCAAGATGGCTTCTAACATTCGACAACATGTATTTCTGTTTTTCTGCATAATAGCCACCTCCTTTGGGCAAAAATGTGGAAGAGTAGACGATAATCATCGCTTCGATTGTTATCCAGAGCTCGGTGCTTCGCAGCAGAAATGCGAAGCGCGCGGTTGTTGCTGGGCTCCCGGGGAGTCCTGGCGGAACAACGCTGGAGTCAAACTCGATGTGCCGTACTGCTATTACCCCCTTGATTATCCAGGTTACATCAACGGGCCACAAACGCAGACCAACTATGGGTTGACAGCTAATCTGAAAAGAACCACTCAGAGTTATTATCCAAATGATATCATGAATTTAAAGATGGATGTGTATTTTGAAACAGACACCAGACTCCGTGTGAAG ATCTATGACCCCAACCAATCAAGATATGAAGTCCCGATTGAAACCCCACCATTCACCTTCCTGCCATCTAATCCCATGTACAAAGTCCAGCTATCTAGTGGACAAACAGGATTTAATGTCATCAGGAAGGCAAATCAAGAAGtcat atttaACACCACCATCGGCCCAGGCTTCATCTACTGTGACCAATTCATCCAaatatcatcatctctctcCTCTTCCTTTGTCTACGGATTGGGTGAGCATCGGAGCAGTCTAGCTCTCCCAACTGACTGGCAAAGCTTTGCATTCTGGGCCAGAGACCAACCTCCCTCC CCTGATGTCAACCTGTATGGAGTGCATCCGTTTTATATCAACTTGGAATCGAATGGAGATGCCCATGGGGTTTTTCTTCTTAATAGCAATGCTATGG ATGCCATCCTTCAGCCGGCTCCGGCCATCACATACAGGACCATCGGCGGAATCCTGGACTTCTACTTCTTCCTCGGACCTGACCCCATCGACGTGGTCCGGCAATACCAGGAGGTCATCGGGATGCCCTTCATGCCCCCTATGTGGGCCCTGGGGTTCCATCTCTGTCGCTGGGGCTACGGATCCGCCAATGGCACCATGGCCGTTGTGGAGCGAATGCGGCAGGCAAAGATACCCCAG GACGTGCAGTGGAACGATATTGAGTATTCGGTGGGGCGCAAGGATTTTACCTTAAATCCGGACACCTTTGGCAATCTGCCAACATTGATAGCTGACCTGCACGCTAACGGCCTTCACTACATGCCCATTGTT GATCCAGCTATCAGCAGCTCTCAGACCCCAGGATCCTACCCTCCTTATGATGCCGGTGTTACTGATAACATCTTCACCAAGGCAGATGATGGGAGCATATTCATCGGAAAG gtTTGGCCTGGTGACACAGCCTTCCCCGACTGGTTTCATCCTAATGTCACTCGCTGGTGGCAATCTCAAGCTCAGACGTTCCACAATGACGTCAGCTTTGATGGCATGTGGCTG GACATGAACGAGCCTTCTAACTTTGTGGATGGCAGAGTGACAGGGGGTCAGCCTGGGTGCACCGGTAACAACTACGACAACCCTCCATTTGTTCCTG gtGTTGGTGGTGGTACTTTGTATTCCAAGACGCTGTGCCCCTCAGCAAAGCAGAACGGTAACATTCATTACAATGTTCACAGCTTGTACGGATTGTCAGAAGTGAAGGTCTCTTACAC GGTGCTTGCAAACATCCGTAAGAAGCGTCCCTTCATCATCTCTCGTTCAACCTTCCCATCGTCTGGGAAGTACGGCGGTCACTGGTTGGGGGATAACGCTAGTCAATGGCCTGAGATGCATTCATCCATCACAG GTATTCTCAACTTCAACATGTTTGGTGTCCCGATGGTAGGAGCCGATATCTGCGGTTTCAACGGGGACACCAACGAGGAGCTGTGCACACGTTGGATGCAGCTGGGTGCATTCTACCCGTTCTCCCGCAATCATAACACTCTCAATGCCAAG GACCAAGACCCAGCGATTTTCAGCAAGGCCAGCCAAGACTCTAGCAGGAATGCTCTTCACATGCGATACTCCCTTCTTCCATATCTCTACACGCTGTTCCAAAGGGCCCATGTCAATGGGAGTATGGTAGCCAGACCATTATTCTTCAA TTTCCCTCGTGATCCGTCCCTTTACAAAGTTGACACCCAATTCATGCTTGGTGGCGCTGTGCTTGTTAGTCCCGTCCTTACCCAGGGGGCCACATCTGTCTCTGCCACCTTTCCACCAGGTCGATGGTACAGCAATTCACCA gaacCCCCTCTGACGTTCAACAAGTCCACCTCCATGTCATTAGACGCCCCTCTCGGCAAGATCAATATACATTATAGAGGGGGCTACATCGTTCCCACCATGGCGCCCGAGACGACGACGAATGCGACAGCCAAAAATCCTGTCATGCTCGTTGTGTCATTGGATGAAAGTGGGAATGCCAAAGGTCACATGTATTGGGATGATGGAGACGAGATTG GCTCTTACGAGAACGGAAAGTACAGCTCGTGGAGTTTCAGAGCTAAAAGCAACGGGCAGCAGAATTCTGTGACAAGTTCGGTCGATTACGACGGATTCGCTGGATCATCAAAGATGATGTTCAAGGGAGGGATCATCCAAGGCGTCACGGCCAATCCTACCACGGTCACTCTGAATGGTCAGAGATGTAACAATACATACGTGGAACATGCACAG TTACTTGACGTTGAATGTCCGCCAGTTCCTTTCAACAAGCCTCTGACGTTGCAATGGGATTAG
- the LOC129269080 gene encoding lysosomal alpha-glucosidase-like isoform X1, with product MSCDSYSQSSYSCADGRALDLYQGLDPLRLSSVASHFSDQPGQTQAKMASNIRQHVFLFFCIIATSFGQKCGRVDDNHRFDCYPELGASQQKCEARGCCWAPGESWRNNAGVKLDVPYCYYPLDYPGYINGPQTQTNYGLTANLKRTTQSYYPNDIMNLKMDVYFETDTRLRVKIYDPNQSRYEVPIETPPFTFLPSNPMYKVQLSSGQTGFNVIRKANQEVIFNTTIGPGFIYCDQFIQISSSLSSSFVYGLGEHRSSLALPTDWQSFAFWARDQPPSPDVNLYGVHPFYINLESNGDAHGVFLLNSNAMDAILQPAPAITYRTIGGILDFYFFLGPDPIDVVRQYQEVIGMPFMPPMWALGFHLCRWGYGSANGTMAVVERMRQAKIPQDSQWNDIDYMNNHRDWTLDPAEFQTMGSVVDNLHSNGQHYIPILDPAISSSQTPGSYPPYDAGVTDNIFTKADDGSIFIGKVWPGDTAFPDWFHPNVTRWWQSQAQTFHNDVSFDGMWLDMNEPSNFVDGRVTGGQPGCTGNNYDNPPFVPGVGGGTLYSKTLCPSAKQNGNIHYNVHSLYGLSEVKVSYTVLANIRKKRPFIISRSTFPSSGKYGGHWLGDNASQWPEMHSSITGILNFNMFGVPMVGADICGFNGDTNEELCTRWMQLGAFYPFSRNHNTLNAKDQDPAIFSKASQDSSRNALHMRYSLLPYLYTLFQRAHVNGSMVARPLFFNFPRDPSLYKVDTQFMLGGAVLVSPVLTQGATSVSATFPPGRWYSNSPEPPLTFNKSTSMSLDAPLGKINIHYRGGYIVPTMAPETTTNATAKNPVMLVVSLDESGNAKGHMYWDDGDEIGSYENGKYSSWSFRAKSNGQQNSVTSSVDYDGFAGSSKMMFKGGIIQGVTANPTTVTLNGQRCNNTYVEHAQLLDVECPPVPFNKPLTLQWD from the exons ATGTCATGTGACTCGTACTCGCAATCGAGCTACAGCTGCGCTGACGGACGTGCCCTTGATTTGTATCAAGGCCTTGATCCCCTCAGGCTCAGCTCAGTTGCATCTCACTTCTCAGATCAACCTGGTCAGACTCAAGCCAAGATGGCTTCTAACATTCGACAACATGTATTTCTGTTTTTCTGCATAATAGCCACCTCCTTTGGGCAAAAATGTGGAAGAGTAGACGATAATCATCGCTTCGATTGTTATCCAGAGCTCGGTGCTTCGCAGCAGAAATGCGAAGCGCGCGGTTGTTGCTGGGCTCCCGGGGAGTCCTGGCGGAACAACGCTGGAGTCAAACTCGATGTGCCGTACTGCTATTACCCCCTTGATTATCCAGGTTACATCAACGGGCCACAAACGCAGACCAACTATGGGTTGACAGCTAATCTGAAAAGAACCACTCAGAGTTATTATCCAAATGATATCATGAATTTAAAGATGGATGTGTATTTTGAAACAGACACCAGACTCCGTGTGAAG ATCTATGACCCCAACCAATCAAGATATGAAGTCCCGATTGAAACCCCACCATTCACCTTCCTGCCATCTAATCCCATGTACAAAGTCCAGCTATCTAGTGGACAAACAGGATTTAATGTCATCAGGAAGGCAAATCAAGAAGtcat atttaACACCACCATCGGCCCAGGCTTCATCTACTGTGACCAATTCATCCAaatatcatcatctctctcCTCTTCCTTTGTCTACGGATTGGGTGAGCATCGGAGCAGTCTAGCTCTCCCAACTGACTGGCAAAGCTTTGCATTCTGGGCCAGAGACCAACCTCCCTCC CCTGATGTCAACCTGTATGGAGTGCATCCGTTTTATATCAACTTGGAATCGAATGGAGATGCCCATGGGGTTTTTCTTCTTAATAGCAATGCTATGG ATGCCATCCTTCAGCCGGCTCCGGCCATCACATACAGGACCATCGGCGGAATCCTGGACTTCTACTTCTTCCTCGGACCTGACCCCATCGACGTGGTCCGGCAATACCAGGAGGTCATCGGGATGCCCTTCATGCCCCCTATGTGGGCCCTGGGGTTCCATCTCTGTCGCTGGGGCTACGGATCCGCCAATGGCACCATGGCCGTTGTGGAGCGAATGCGGCAGGCAAAGATACCCCAG GATAGCCAGTGGAACGACATTGACTACATGAACAACCATCGAGACTGGACGCTTGACCCAGCCGAATTCCAGACCATGGGATCGGTCGTTGACAATCTACACAGCAACGGCCAACATTATATTCCAATCTTA GATCCAGCTATCAGCAGCTCTCAGACCCCAGGATCCTACCCTCCTTATGATGCCGGTGTTACTGATAACATCTTCACCAAGGCAGATGATGGGAGCATATTCATCGGAAAG gtTTGGCCTGGTGACACAGCCTTCCCCGACTGGTTTCATCCTAATGTCACTCGCTGGTGGCAATCTCAAGCTCAGACGTTCCACAATGACGTCAGCTTTGATGGCATGTGGCTG GACATGAACGAGCCTTCTAACTTTGTGGATGGCAGAGTGACAGGGGGTCAGCCTGGGTGCACCGGTAACAACTACGACAACCCTCCATTTGTTCCTG gtGTTGGTGGTGGTACTTTGTATTCCAAGACGCTGTGCCCCTCAGCAAAGCAGAACGGTAACATTCATTACAATGTTCACAGCTTGTACGGATTGTCAGAAGTGAAGGTCTCTTACAC GGTGCTTGCAAACATCCGTAAGAAGCGTCCCTTCATCATCTCTCGTTCAACCTTCCCATCGTCTGGGAAGTACGGCGGTCACTGGTTGGGGGATAACGCTAGTCAATGGCCTGAGATGCATTCATCCATCACAG GTATTCTCAACTTCAACATGTTTGGTGTCCCGATGGTAGGAGCCGATATCTGCGGTTTCAACGGGGACACCAACGAGGAGCTGTGCACACGTTGGATGCAGCTGGGTGCATTCTACCCGTTCTCCCGCAATCATAACACTCTCAATGCCAAG GACCAAGACCCAGCGATTTTCAGCAAGGCCAGCCAAGACTCTAGCAGGAATGCTCTTCACATGCGATACTCCCTTCTTCCATATCTCTACACGCTGTTCCAAAGGGCCCATGTCAATGGGAGTATGGTAGCCAGACCATTATTCTTCAA TTTCCCTCGTGATCCGTCCCTTTACAAAGTTGACACCCAATTCATGCTTGGTGGCGCTGTGCTTGTTAGTCCCGTCCTTACCCAGGGGGCCACATCTGTCTCTGCCACCTTTCCACCAGGTCGATGGTACAGCAATTCACCA gaacCCCCTCTGACGTTCAACAAGTCCACCTCCATGTCATTAGACGCCCCTCTCGGCAAGATCAATATACATTATAGAGGGGGCTACATCGTTCCCACCATGGCGCCCGAGACGACGACGAATGCGACAGCCAAAAATCCTGTCATGCTCGTTGTGTCATTGGATGAAAGTGGGAATGCCAAAGGTCACATGTATTGGGATGATGGAGACGAGATTG GCTCTTACGAGAACGGAAAGTACAGCTCGTGGAGTTTCAGAGCTAAAAGCAACGGGCAGCAGAATTCTGTGACAAGTTCGGTCGATTACGACGGATTCGCTGGATCATCAAAGATGATGTTCAAGGGAGGGATCATCCAAGGCGTCACGGCCAATCCTACCACGGTCACTCTGAATGGTCAGAGATGTAACAATACATACGTGGAACATGCACAG TTACTTGACGTTGAATGTCCGCCAGTTCCTTTCAACAAGCCTCTGACGTTGCAATGGGATTAG